Proteins found in one Gammaproteobacteria bacterium genomic segment:
- a CDS encoding choice-of-anchor I family protein has product MKFKLSLLAGVLALSSTAHASYEPFKITPFATFSNEDVEFDESAAEIVAFDATSQKFFVVNAQSNTIDVLAIDDEFVFAKDESCTDGNLDLSLTNVSGGPNSVAVYNGLVAVAVEDDPKQNPGEVAFYNAMDCSFISSIQVGALPDMLTFTKNGMKVVVANEGEPNDDYNIDPEGSISIIDISSGVASATVATADFHEFNGKEEQLRKKGVRIFGPNANASMDLEPEYITTSNGLAYVTLQENNALAVVDIHKAKVLSINSFGTKNFNRKRNALDYTNEDDAINIVRAPLVGMYQPDAVASFNYYGETYIVTANEGDARDYDGFSEEVRVEDLTLDADLVAKFPGFADEDDLGRPRVTDQDGDIDNDGDIDKVHMYGARSITVWRFNHRGKLRKVADTGSVIERAVADQFPALFNANNDEDGIDSRSDDKGPEPEAIIIEFIDGVPYAFVGLERASLIAIFDLSWPEKPKLVQLFGNRVSGANSSKELKDDDDELVVRPGLDLGPEGLDYIPAHKSPTGKPLLAVANEVSGTTTLYTLEMYYY; this is encoded by the coding sequence GTGAAATTTAAACTAAGCTTATTAGCTGGCGTGCTAGCTTTATCTAGTACTGCTCACGCAAGCTACGAACCATTCAAAATTACCCCATTTGCAACGTTTAGCAATGAAGATGTGGAATTTGATGAGAGTGCCGCAGAGATTGTTGCATTTGATGCAACAAGCCAGAAATTTTTTGTTGTCAATGCACAAAGTAATACTATAGACGTATTAGCCATAGATGATGAATTTGTATTTGCGAAAGATGAATCATGTACTGATGGCAACTTAGATCTATCACTTACCAACGTCAGTGGCGGCCCAAACAGTGTTGCTGTTTATAATGGATTAGTTGCTGTAGCCGTTGAGGATGATCCCAAACAAAACCCTGGTGAAGTAGCATTTTATAACGCTATGGACTGTAGCTTTATTAGCTCAATCCAAGTTGGCGCATTACCTGACATGTTAACGTTTACAAAGAATGGCATGAAAGTAGTCGTTGCTAATGAAGGCGAACCTAATGATGACTATAATATTGATCCTGAAGGCTCAATTAGTATTATCGATATCAGCTCAGGAGTTGCTTCTGCCACTGTAGCAACTGCAGATTTTCATGAATTCAATGGAAAAGAAGAACAACTCCGTAAGAAAGGAGTCAGAATCTTTGGACCAAATGCGAACGCCTCAATGGATTTAGAGCCAGAATACATCACAACATCCAATGGCTTAGCTTATGTCACTCTTCAAGAGAACAATGCACTTGCTGTAGTTGATATTCATAAAGCCAAGGTATTATCGATCAACTCTTTTGGTACTAAGAATTTCAATCGCAAACGTAACGCACTAGACTACACTAATGAAGATGACGCAATAAACATTGTACGGGCTCCTCTTGTTGGCATGTATCAACCAGATGCTGTTGCATCTTTTAATTACTATGGTGAAACTTATATTGTTACTGCTAACGAAGGTGATGCACGTGACTATGACGGATTTAGTGAAGAAGTACGCGTTGAAGATTTAACACTAGATGCAGACTTAGTTGCAAAATTTCCTGGTTTTGCGGATGAAGATGACTTAGGTCGCCCTCGCGTAACTGATCAAGATGGCGATATTGACAATGATGGTGATATTGACAAGGTCCACATGTATGGCGCTCGCTCAATCACAGTGTGGCGATTTAACCATCGAGGTAAATTACGCAAAGTAGCAGACACTGGCTCAGTTATTGAACGCGCTGTGGCTGATCAGTTCCCAGCTTTATTCAATGCAAACAATGACGAGGATGGAATAGACAGCAGAAGTGATGACAAAGGTCCAGAACCAGAAGCAATAATCATTGAATTTATTGATGGTGTCCCGTACGCATTCGTAGGTTTAGAGCGTGCCTCTCTAATTGCTATCTTTGATTTGAGCTGGCCTGAAAAACCAAAACTTGTTCAACTATTCGGCAATCGAGTGAGTGGCGCGAATTCATCTAAAGAACTTAAGGATGATGACGATGAGTTAGTTGTAAGACCTGGATTAGATCTTGGGCCGGAAGGACTAGATTATATTCCGGCTCACAAAAGCCCTACTGGCAAGCCTTTATTAGCCGTTGCAAATGAGGTAAGTGGAACAACAACACTTTATACTCTCG
- the rne gene encoding ribonuclease E: MKRILVNATQQEELRVAMVDGQKLYDLDIEVPSQEQKKANIYKGIITRIEPSLEAAFVNYGVERHGFLPFKEISKLYFKDNNTPAGERPPIKDLIEEGQQLIVQVEREERGNKGAALTTFISLAGRYLVLMPNNPRAGGVSRRIEGDDRKEVREALSQIKIPNGMGAIVRTAGVGRTSEELGWDISYLEKVWLAIENAASQKEEPFLIYQESNAMIRALRDHFRNDINEIIIDDNAVYKDAHHFLEQVMPNDLRKLKLYEDHVPLFNRYQIEAQIESAFQREVNLPSGGAIVIDHTEAMLSIDINSARATKGSDIEQTALQTNLEAADEIARQLRLRDLGGLIVVDFIDMLANKNQREVENRLRDAVEVDRARIQLGRISRFGLLEMSRQRLRPSLGESSQIVCPRCTGHGTIRTSESLALAILRLLEEEAMKDKTGKVIARVPVDVGTFLLNEKRLSLQEIEHRHKIDLIIVPQANLETPHFEVQRVRDDDKETEGKTSYELSTSQEEEIEITTTTQRPVDKPAVSTVSMDAPAPTPVPSQVSAQGKKASKGIFAKLFGWLFEDTSQEEAKKAESNSRGKNQSRGRYSNNNNRNNNRRRKPNQRGQNRKGGRNENKNDQPRADGEKNQSDNNSNRNRNRNRNRNRNRNRSDSQRSQNRNQNADQSNNKQNNSGSDNKQQTQGPKEGNSSGNSPQANGNTQSTNSNPAPQQNESNNSNTTSQQKPQTQEKEPST; this comes from the coding sequence ATGAAAAGAATACTAGTAAATGCTACACAGCAAGAGGAATTGCGTGTTGCGATGGTCGATGGCCAAAAGCTATACGATCTCGATATCGAAGTTCCTTCACAAGAGCAAAAGAAAGCCAATATATACAAAGGCATTATCACTCGGATTGAACCGAGTTTAGAGGCTGCTTTTGTTAACTATGGCGTTGAACGCCATGGTTTCCTACCTTTCAAAGAAATATCCAAGCTTTATTTCAAAGATAACAATACCCCTGCGGGTGAACGCCCACCAATAAAAGACCTGATAGAAGAAGGCCAGCAACTTATCGTTCAAGTAGAACGTGAAGAACGAGGCAATAAAGGTGCGGCACTTACGACATTCATCAGTCTAGCTGGGCGCTATTTAGTATTAATGCCTAATAATCCACGTGCAGGTGGTGTCTCACGACGTATAGAAGGCGATGATAGAAAAGAAGTGCGTGAGGCGTTAAGCCAGATCAAAATTCCTAATGGTATGGGTGCGATTGTACGAACCGCAGGAGTGGGGCGTACTAGTGAAGAACTCGGTTGGGATATCTCTTACCTAGAGAAAGTATGGCTGGCGATTGAAAATGCAGCTTCTCAGAAAGAAGAACCTTTCTTAATTTACCAAGAAAGCAACGCTATGATTCGTGCTCTACGTGATCACTTCCGTAATGATATTAATGAAATTATCATTGATGATAATGCTGTTTATAAAGATGCGCACCATTTTTTAGAACAAGTAATGCCTAATGATCTTCGCAAACTTAAATTATATGAAGATCATGTGCCTCTATTTAATCGCTATCAAATCGAAGCGCAAATCGAATCTGCTTTTCAGCGCGAAGTGAATTTACCTTCGGGTGGCGCTATTGTTATCGATCATACGGAGGCAATGCTTTCTATTGATATCAACTCTGCGCGCGCTACTAAAGGTAGCGACATTGAACAAACTGCACTACAAACTAATCTAGAAGCAGCAGATGAAATTGCACGCCAATTACGTTTGCGTGATTTAGGTGGATTGATTGTGGTTGATTTCATCGACATGCTAGCTAATAAAAATCAACGTGAAGTAGAAAATCGATTACGAGATGCCGTCGAAGTTGATCGTGCACGTATTCAGCTTGGACGTATTTCTCGTTTTGGTCTATTAGAAATGTCTCGCCAACGATTACGCCCTTCTTTAGGAGAGTCCAGTCAAATTGTATGCCCTAGATGTACTGGTCATGGCACTATTCGCACCAGCGAGTCTCTAGCACTAGCCATTCTGCGCTTACTTGAAGAAGAAGCAATGAAAGATAAAACAGGAAAAGTGATAGCGCGCGTTCCTGTAGATGTTGGCACATTTCTGCTTAACGAAAAACGTTTATCTCTACAAGAAATTGAACATCGGCATAAAATTGATTTAATAATCGTACCGCAAGCAAATCTAGAAACCCCTCACTTTGAAGTACAACGTGTACGCGATGACGACAAAGAAACTGAGGGTAAAACCAGTTATGAATTAAGCACTAGCCAAGAAGAAGAAATAGAAATCACTACAACTACACAGAGGCCGGTTGATAAACCAGCTGTATCTACAGTTAGCATGGATGCACCCGCACCAACTCCAGTACCAAGCCAAGTTTCCGCTCAAGGAAAGAAAGCATCTAAAGGTATCTTTGCAAAATTATTTGGCTGGTTGTTTGAAGACACATCACAAGAAGAAGCTAAAAAAGCTGAATCAAATTCTCGTGGTAAAAATCAATCTCGCGGTCGATACAGCAATAACAATAATCGTAATAACAATCGTCGTAGAAAGCCTAATCAGCGCGGACAAAATCGTAAAGGCGGTCGAAACGAAAATAAAAATGACCAGCCGCGTGCAGACGGTGAAAAAAATCAGTCAGACAATAATAGCAACCGCAATCGAAATCGTAACCGAAACCGAAACCGCAATCGAAATCGCTCAGATTCCCAGCGCTCCCAGAATCGCAATCAAAATGCTGATCAATCGAATAATAAGCAGAATAATTCTGGCAGTGACAATAAGCAGCAAACGCAGGGTCCTAAAGAAGGAAACTCTTCAGGTAACAGTCCTCAGGCAAATGGTAATACACAAAGTACTAACAGCAACCCTGCACCTCAACAGAACGAATCAAATAACAGCAATACTACTAGCCAGCAAAAACCTCAGACTCAGGAAAAAGAGCCTAGTACGTAA
- a CDS encoding low molecular weight protein-tyrosine-phosphatase, with translation MAEDKRINVLFVCMGNICRSPTAEGVFHHLVRIHGLEDIIRVDSAGTHAYHEGEKPDPRACASALEKNYDISFSRARKVKDKDFEEFDYILPMDNANLSALQVKSPLMHRDKIELFLNFHPEKSGQEVPDPYYRDSDLFDGVFEMVEEGCWNLLKVMRKRHHL, from the coding sequence GTGGCTGAAGATAAGAGAATAAATGTACTATTTGTATGTATGGGGAATATTTGTCGTTCACCTACCGCAGAAGGAGTATTTCATCATCTAGTGAGAATACATGGGCTGGAGGATATTATTCGTGTCGATTCTGCAGGTACGCATGCATATCATGAAGGTGAAAAGCCTGACCCTAGAGCATGTGCTTCTGCACTAGAAAAAAATTATGATATTTCATTTTCTAGAGCACGCAAAGTTAAAGATAAGGACTTTGAGGAGTTTGATTATATCCTGCCGATGGATAATGCCAATCTAAGTGCCTTGCAAGTGAAATCCCCGTTAATGCATCGCGATAAAATTGAACTATTCTTGAATTTCCATCCAGAAAAATCTGGTCAAGAAGTGCCTGACCCATACTATCGCGACAGCGATTTATTTGATGGCGTATTTGAGATGGTAGAAGAGGGTTGTTGGAATCTATTAAAGGTGATGCGTAAACGTCACCACCTTTAA